The proteins below come from a single Cervus canadensis isolate Bull #8, Minnesota chromosome 2, ASM1932006v1, whole genome shotgun sequence genomic window:
- the LOC122427089 gene encoding 40S ribosomal protein S15a-like: MVCMNVLTNTLKSISNAKKRGKHQVLIRPCSKVIISFLTVMMKHGYIGKYEIIDDHGAGKTVVNLTGRLNKFGVISPRYDVQLKDLEKWQNNLLASCQFGFIVLRTLAGIMDHEEARQKHTGGKILGFFF, translated from the coding sequence ATGGTGTGCATGAATGTCCTGACTAATACTCTCAAGAGTATCAGCAATGCCAAAAAGAGAGGCAAACACCAGGTCCTTATTAGGCCATGCTCCAAAGTCATCATCAGCTTTCTAACTGTGATGATGAAACATGGTTACATTGGCAAATATGAAATCATTGATGATCACGGGGCTGGGAAAACTGTTGTGAACCTCACAGGCAGACTAAATAAGTTTGGAGTGATCAGTCCCAGATATGATGTGCAACTcaaagatctagaaaaatggcagaatAACCTGCTTGCATCCTGTCAGTTTGGTTTCATTGTACTGAGAACCTTAGCTGGCATCATGGACCATGAAGAAGCAAGACAAAAACACACAGGAGGGAAAATCCTTGGGTTCTTTTTCTAG